One region of Paraburkholderia acidiphila genomic DNA includes:
- a CDS encoding BON domain-containing protein, with translation MSSSPIRAYAQTGVDSRDGATVQRAAYSTSRLQNRPDSAVTRDVRDALRRTPSVDASGIRVRARLGVVTLTGWVPERRQIGLAGNAARSVRGVRSVSNQLVLRNSR, from the coding sequence ATGAGTAGTAGCCCGATCCGTGCGTACGCGCAAACGGGCGTGGACTCCCGGGACGGCGCGACTGTGCAAAGGGCAGCCTACTCGACGTCGCGGCTTCAGAACAGGCCGGATAGCGCGGTGACCCGAGACGTCCGCGACGCCCTCAGACGGACACCGAGCGTGGATGCATCAGGCATTCGCGTCAGGGCGCGCCTCGGCGTCGTTACGCTTACGGGATGGGTGCCGGAAAGAAGGCAGATCGGGCTAGCCGGCAACGCGGCAAGGTCAGTGCGCGGAGTCAGGTCGGTGTCGAATCAGTTGGTCCTGCGAAACAGCCGCTAA
- a CDS encoding TetR/AcrR family transcriptional regulator — MASRPLIKPRKIATQQRSRATVDALVQATARILVKEGFDKASTNRIAAVAGVSVGSLYQYFPSKEALVAAVIERHQQEITQMVRRELAGVLTESIDKAVHKLVTVAVKAHRVDPKLHRVLAEQIPRVGKLEKLETFNRENFALFSAYLERHREELRIDDLGLASYVCVTTIEALTHNAVLHDSRMLSDQTMEALVDEAARLITGYLKK, encoded by the coding sequence ATGGCAAGCAGACCGCTCATCAAACCCAGGAAGATCGCCACTCAGCAACGATCTCGCGCGACGGTCGACGCGCTGGTTCAAGCGACTGCTCGCATTCTCGTCAAGGAAGGTTTCGACAAGGCCAGCACCAACCGCATCGCAGCGGTGGCGGGAGTGAGCGTTGGTTCGCTCTACCAATATTTCCCCAGCAAGGAGGCACTCGTTGCCGCCGTCATCGAGCGCCACCAGCAGGAGATCACGCAAATGGTCCGGCGCGAGTTGGCGGGCGTGTTGACGGAATCGATCGACAAGGCGGTGCACAAACTCGTCACGGTTGCGGTGAAGGCTCACCGCGTCGATCCCAAGCTTCATCGCGTACTGGCGGAGCAGATTCCGCGCGTGGGCAAGCTGGAGAAGCTGGAAACGTTCAACCGTGAGAACTTTGCCCTGTTCAGCGCTTATCTGGAGAGGCACCGCGAGGAACTGCGTATCGACGATCTGGGGCTCGCGTCCTATGTATGTGTGACGACTATAGAGGCGTTGACACACAACGCTGTGCTGCACGACTCCAGGATGCTTTCGGATCAAACGATGGAGGCACTCGTCGACGAGGCGGCGCGCCTCATTACCGGATATCTGAAGAAATGA
- a CDS encoding BON domain-containing protein, whose amino-acid sequence MKTALASTLALLISGAIAPVAHAQADAQASDAQLAHAVRVAQARSGVGMSHMFVFAHSGQITLLGWVPEREHVARAEQSAMSVPGVTSVDNRLSPDGGSLNAH is encoded by the coding sequence GTGAAAACAGCCCTTGCTTCTACGCTCGCGTTGCTAATCTCAGGCGCAATCGCGCCGGTGGCCCATGCCCAGGCTGATGCGCAAGCCTCTGACGCGCAGCTTGCCCATGCCGTGCGCGTCGCGCAGGCGCGCAGCGGCGTTGGGATGTCACACATGTTTGTCTTTGCTCACTCAGGACAGATCACGCTGCTGGGATGGGTGCCAGAGCGGGAACACGTCGCGCGCGCCGAGCAGAGCGCGATGTCGGTGCCCGGTGTCACGTCGGTGGACAACCGGCTCTCCCCAGATGGAGGCTCGTTGAACGCGCATTGA
- a CDS encoding SRPBCC family protein, giving the protein MWSVEVTGECSATPAQVFGVLAEPEKWSEWNKGVLRIEMHGPFRAGTTAVMVLPDSTRLPFRFGWVEAGKGFEDVTEVPDAGVVVRVRHALSPTERGTRITYRCEVDGPEPVAREVGALVTSDFADVIAALGLRAEQLGK; this is encoded by the coding sequence ATGTGGTCAGTTGAGGTCACGGGTGAATGTTCTGCGACACCGGCACAGGTTTTTGGCGTCCTGGCGGAACCGGAGAAGTGGTCGGAATGGAACAAAGGTGTCCTTAGAATCGAAATGCACGGACCGTTCCGGGCTGGCACCACTGCGGTGATGGTTCTGCCAGACTCGACGAGGTTGCCGTTCCGCTTCGGGTGGGTTGAGGCCGGCAAGGGTTTCGAGGATGTCACTGAAGTGCCCGACGCTGGCGTGGTCGTTCGCGTTCGTCACGCGCTTTCGCCGACCGAACGCGGCACTCGGATCACATATCGTTGCGAGGTCGATGGCCCTGAGCCGGTAGCCCGCGAGGTGGGCGCGCTTGTGACCTCCGATTTCGCCGACGTCATCGCCGCTCTTGGTTTGCGGGCAGAACAACTGGGCAAGTGA
- a CDS encoding ABC transporter permease translates to MTMQSDTAALADQKRSAGLRARIFSPTALQKMLAFASLILLLIFFSFASPAFMQMDNILGILQATAVNGVLAIASTFVIITGGIDLSVGTLMTFTAVICGVFLTYWHLPMWIGVLAAIATGALCGTVSGTLTAKMKIPPFIATLGMMLLLKGLSLVVSSDKPIYFNDTENFYMISQDSLIGYFLPSVPVPNAVLILFVLAIVSSITLNRTALGRYTFALGSNEEAVRLSGVNVDRWKIAIYGLGGAICGIAGLLIASRLNSAQPALGQGYELEAIAAVVIGGTSLSGGSGTILGTIIGAFIMSVLTNGLRIMSVAQEWQIVVTGLIIILAVYADILRRKKR, encoded by the coding sequence ATGACTATGCAATCGGATACTGCGGCACTGGCGGATCAGAAACGGTCGGCCGGCTTAAGGGCGCGTATTTTCTCGCCCACTGCGCTGCAGAAAATGCTCGCGTTCGCGAGCCTGATCCTGCTGTTGATCTTCTTCAGCTTCGCCTCGCCTGCCTTCATGCAGATGGACAATATCCTCGGCATTCTGCAGGCAACGGCGGTCAACGGCGTGCTCGCCATTGCCAGTACGTTCGTCATCATCACGGGCGGCATCGATTTGTCCGTTGGCACGTTGATGACATTTACGGCGGTGATTTGCGGCGTGTTCCTGACGTATTGGCATTTGCCGATGTGGATCGGCGTGCTTGCAGCCATCGCAACGGGCGCGCTGTGCGGAACGGTATCGGGCACGCTCACGGCGAAGATGAAAATACCGCCGTTCATCGCCACGCTCGGCATGATGCTGCTCCTCAAGGGGCTCTCGCTCGTGGTCTCGTCCGACAAGCCCATCTATTTCAACGACACCGAAAACTTCTACATGATTTCGCAGGACTCGTTGATCGGCTATTTCCTGCCCAGCGTGCCCGTGCCGAACGCCGTGCTGATTCTTTTTGTGCTCGCCATTGTGAGTTCGATCACGCTTAACCGCACGGCGCTTGGCCGCTATACGTTCGCGCTCGGCAGCAACGAAGAGGCCGTGCGCCTTTCGGGCGTCAATGTCGATCGCTGGAAGATCGCCATTTATGGCCTTGGCGGCGCGATTTGCGGCATTGCGGGTCTGTTGATCGCTTCGCGTCTGAATTCGGCGCAGCCAGCGCTCGGCCAGGGTTACGAGCTGGAAGCCATCGCGGCGGTCGTGATTGGCGGTACGTCGCTGAGCGGTGGGTCGGGCACGATACTCGGCACCATCATCGGCGCGTTCATCATGAGCGTGCTGACAAACGGCCTACGCATCATGTCGGTCGCGCAGGAATGGCAGATCGTGGTGACGGGGCTCATCATCATTCTCGCGGTTTATGCGGATATCTTGCGGCGCAAGAAGCGTTGA
- a CDS encoding SDR family oxidoreductase encodes MKFVVIGGSGLIGSRVVTLLGEAGHAAFAASPRNGVNAVTGEGLSHALDGADVVVDVANAPSWEPQAVLDFFRTSTRNLDKAEVAAGVRHHVALSIVGCERTPENAYFVAKVAQEEAIEAAGMPYTIVRATQFMEFIGAIADSATEDGTVRVGDGLFQPIAADDVAAILAQVALAAPLNGTVDIAGPDREPFATIVGRYLQSVGDPRPVATDQEARYYGGRVEEQSLVPLGDARIGRVSLDQWVAQANKG; translated from the coding sequence ATGAAGTTCGTCGTAATCGGTGGTTCCGGGCTGATCGGCTCGCGTGTTGTCACGCTGCTTGGCGAGGCGGGTCATGCGGCATTCGCTGCGTCGCCGCGTAACGGTGTGAATGCCGTGACGGGGGAAGGCCTGAGCCACGCGCTGGACGGCGCCGATGTCGTCGTGGATGTGGCGAACGCGCCTTCGTGGGAGCCGCAGGCGGTGCTCGATTTTTTCCGCACCTCGACGCGCAACCTCGACAAAGCGGAAGTGGCCGCGGGCGTACGCCATCACGTCGCGCTTTCCATCGTCGGTTGCGAGCGCACGCCGGAGAATGCTTATTTCGTTGCCAAGGTTGCGCAGGAAGAGGCGATCGAAGCGGCGGGCATGCCGTACACGATCGTGCGCGCGACCCAGTTCATGGAATTCATCGGCGCCATTGCGGATTCCGCCACGGAAGACGGAACGGTGCGCGTTGGGGACGGCCTGTTTCAGCCGATAGCCGCGGATGACGTAGCGGCGATCCTCGCGCAGGTCGCGCTTGCCGCGCCACTGAACGGTACTGTCGATATCGCGGGCCCGGACCGCGAGCCGTTCGCCACGATTGTCGGACGTTATCTACAGTCGGTTGGAGACCCGCGCCCGGTGGCGACGGATCAGGAAGCGCGCTACTACGGCGGTCGCGTCGAGGAACAGTCGCTCGTGCCGCTCGGCGATGCGCGGATTGGCCGCGTGAGCCTGGACCAGTGGGTGGCGCAAGCGAACAAGGGGTGA
- a CDS encoding ABC transporter substrate-binding protein, translating into MLKRKLISAVIGVGALVGASNLAYAEEPYIPIISKGFQHQFWQAVKAGAEQSAQANNVRITFEGPETEAMVDKQIDMLSAALAKKPQALGIAALDSKAAIPLLKRAQSNKIPVIAFDSGVDSDIPLTTCATDNLAAAALAADKMAEMIGNAGEVGVIVHDQTSRTGIDRRDGFLNEMKTKHPGIKIVSVQYGAGDHLKSAEIAKAMIQANPNLKGIFGANEGSAEGAAIGVKESGKKLVLIGFDSGKEQKEAIMSGLMAGAITQNPVGIGKCVVDSAAKALKGETLPKKIDTGFYWYDKTNMSDPKIAAVLYD; encoded by the coding sequence ATGTTGAAAAGAAAACTGATCAGTGCCGTCATCGGAGTGGGCGCGCTCGTGGGCGCGTCGAACTTGGCCTATGCTGAGGAACCCTACATTCCGATTATTTCGAAGGGCTTCCAGCATCAGTTCTGGCAAGCCGTGAAAGCCGGTGCGGAACAGTCGGCGCAGGCGAACAATGTCCGCATCACGTTCGAAGGCCCTGAAACCGAGGCGATGGTCGACAAGCAGATCGACATGCTCTCGGCGGCGCTCGCCAAGAAACCGCAGGCGCTCGGGATTGCCGCGCTCGACAGCAAGGCCGCCATTCCGCTGCTCAAACGCGCGCAGTCGAACAAGATTCCCGTGATCGCGTTCGACTCGGGTGTCGATAGCGATATTCCGCTCACGACCTGCGCGACGGACAACCTGGCCGCCGCCGCGCTCGCCGCCGACAAGATGGCGGAGATGATCGGCAACGCGGGGGAAGTCGGCGTGATCGTGCATGACCAGACGAGCCGCACGGGTATCGACCGGCGCGACGGCTTCCTCAACGAGATGAAGACGAAGCACCCGGGCATCAAGATCGTCTCCGTGCAGTACGGCGCCGGCGACCACCTGAAGTCGGCGGAAATCGCCAAGGCCATGATTCAGGCGAACCCGAACCTCAAGGGCATTTTCGGCGCCAATGAAGGTTCGGCCGAAGGCGCGGCGATCGGTGTGAAGGAGTCGGGCAAGAAACTGGTGCTGATCGGCTTCGACTCGGGCAAGGAGCAAAAGGAAGCGATCATGTCCGGCTTGATGGCGGGCGCGATTACGCAGAACCCGGTTGGTATCGGCAAGTGCGTGGTCGATTCCGCGGCGAAGGCGTTGAAGGGCGAGACGCTGCCGAAGAAGATCGACACGGGCTTTTACTGGTACGACAAGACCAATATGAGCGATCCGAAGATCGCTGCGGTGCTTTACGACTGA
- a CDS encoding endo-1,4-beta-xylanase, with product MRPLRTSMRVLCAAVAVCTLAWIAGCANNQTMAAHDGRPLAAAPAEALPPLRSVMAAHFKVGAAIEPDSIDSPADAALIAAQFSSLTAENKMKPGTIGVAQGQYNFAPADQIVAFAQAHGIAVRGHTLVWHFKAGDWTEAPAWFFAGDPQDPHYRDIVAKRLDRYVTDVVTHFRGKVYAWDVVNEVISDDPHQVYREDSPWYRALGKDYIAIAFRAARAADPNVKLYINEYNTDDPGKRAKLLAVIRDLRAQGVPIDGVGHQMHISVKWPPLPHIKQAFDDVAALGLENQVTELDVSLYTDPGECWSHPHACLPDLGHPVPNDIMRAQAERYRAVFALFEQEPSIKAVTFWGYSDKHTWLTSTPVPRNNLPLPFDANLKPKAALWTIVDSSYQP from the coding sequence ATGCGTCCTTTGAGGACTTCGATGCGCGTGCTCTGCGCAGCCGTGGCCGTTTGCACGCTCGCATGGATCGCGGGCTGCGCGAACAACCAGACAATGGCTGCCCACGACGGGCGGCCGCTCGCCGCGGCGCCCGCTGAAGCGCTGCCGCCGCTGCGCAGTGTGATGGCCGCGCACTTCAAGGTCGGCGCGGCGATCGAACCCGATTCGATCGACAGTCCCGCCGACGCGGCGCTCATCGCCGCACAGTTCTCGAGTCTCACCGCCGAGAACAAGATGAAGCCGGGCACGATCGGCGTCGCGCAAGGCCAGTACAACTTCGCGCCGGCCGACCAGATCGTCGCCTTTGCTCAGGCGCACGGCATTGCGGTGCGCGGCCATACGCTGGTTTGGCACTTCAAGGCGGGCGACTGGACCGAAGCGCCGGCCTGGTTCTTTGCCGGCGATCCCCAAGACCCTCACTATCGCGACATCGTGGCGAAGCGGCTCGATCGATATGTAACCGATGTCGTCACACACTTCCGCGGCAAGGTCTATGCATGGGACGTGGTCAACGAAGTGATCAGCGACGACCCGCATCAGGTGTATCGCGAAGACAGCCCGTGGTATCGCGCGCTCGGCAAGGACTACATCGCGATCGCCTTCCGCGCGGCGCGCGCGGCGGACCCGAACGTGAAGCTCTATATCAACGAGTACAACACTGACGATCCGGGCAAGCGCGCGAAGCTGCTCGCGGTGATCCGCGATCTCCGTGCGCAGGGCGTGCCGATCGACGGGGTGGGGCATCAGATGCATATCAGCGTGAAATGGCCGCCGCTGCCGCACATCAAGCAGGCGTTCGACGACGTCGCCGCGCTCGGCCTCGAAAACCAGGTGACCGAGCTCGACGTGAGTCTCTATACCGATCCGGGCGAATGCTGGAGCCATCCGCATGCCTGTCTGCCGGACCTCGGCCATCCCGTGCCGAACGACATCATGCGCGCGCAAGCCGAGCGATATCGTGCGGTGTTCGCGCTGTTCGAGCAGGAGCCGAGCATCAAGGCGGTGACGTTCTGGGGCTACTCGGACAAGCATACGTGGCTGACGTCGACGCCGGTGCCGCGCAACAACCTGCCGTTGCCTTTCGATGCAAACCTGAAGCCGAAAGCTGCGCTGTGGACGATCGTCGATTCGTCTTATCAGCCATAA
- a CDS encoding class I SAM-dependent methyltransferase gives MSGYALDNSWEHANRRLALLEQMLDPMTERRIKMLGVGQGARCLEVAAGSGSIAKWLCEQVGQTGSVMATDINTTLLDEIRLPNLEVQQHDIVKSELPASAFDFVHARWILHHLREPERAIRRMVDALRPSGWLLLEEVDFFPVHASSSDVIREFMVALVNTVVKASGRDCFWARILPETVAAMGLAQVGGEGEFPVIQGGSPAAEFFELTAVQMRDQLLATSALPLSRLDQALQLLKSPDLWAFGGGNIAVWGQRSAT, from the coding sequence ATGTCCGGCTATGCGTTGGATAACTCCTGGGAGCATGCGAATCGCCGTCTGGCGCTGCTCGAGCAAATGCTCGACCCGATGACCGAGCGTCGCATCAAGATGCTCGGCGTCGGTCAGGGGGCGCGCTGCCTGGAGGTTGCGGCCGGAAGCGGCTCGATCGCGAAGTGGCTGTGCGAGCAGGTCGGGCAAACCGGCAGCGTCATGGCAACCGATATCAACACCACTTTGCTCGACGAGATCCGTCTTCCGAACCTTGAAGTTCAGCAACATGACATCGTCAAGTCCGAGCTTCCAGCCTCCGCATTCGATTTTGTCCACGCGCGTTGGATACTCCACCACCTGCGCGAACCCGAGCGTGCGATTCGCCGGATGGTCGATGCACTTCGCCCGTCCGGGTGGCTGTTACTGGAGGAGGTCGACTTTTTCCCGGTCCATGCGTCATCGTCCGACGTGATCCGTGAATTCATGGTGGCACTCGTCAACACCGTTGTGAAAGCGTCGGGGCGAGACTGCTTCTGGGCTCGCATCCTTCCGGAGACCGTGGCCGCCATGGGACTCGCGCAGGTGGGGGGCGAAGGAGAGTTTCCCGTGATCCAGGGCGGCTCGCCCGCCGCGGAATTCTTCGAGTTGACTGCCGTGCAGATGCGCGACCAACTGCTCGCGACATCTGCACTGCCTCTGTCTCGACTCGATCAGGCACTGCAACTCCTGAAATCACCTGATCTATGGGCTTTCGGCGGCGGCAATATTGCCGTATGGGGACAGCGAAGCGCTACATGA
- a CDS encoding AraC family transcriptional regulator, whose protein sequence is MDAVSDVLRAIRLSGAVFLNGIFTAPWCLIGRTDASLCGAYLPPSERIVSYHLVVEGNCWVQLADDPGSAIHVHAGELLVVPQGETHIMGSAIDLSPVPSDSLLAGQMAAAPGEVMTLSHGGGGAATRIVCGFLASDDTLNNPLLSSLPRLFKIDMRKDPRAAWLESSLNLAAAEAAESRAGGTIVLARLSELLFVEAIRSCIEALPEDQTGWLAGVRDRYVGRALSLLHAQAAHAWTVDELARKVGLSRSALAQRFSELLGQPPMQYLARWRMQIAAQELLTGSKPIIAVAEQIGYESEAAFSRAFRREFGMPPAGWRKSKEKTGDVGASARHSQHTSGAAALPDQ, encoded by the coding sequence ATGGATGCAGTCTCTGATGTTCTGCGTGCCATTCGTCTGAGTGGCGCCGTGTTTCTGAACGGGATATTCACCGCGCCGTGGTGCCTGATCGGTCGCACCGATGCCTCGCTCTGCGGCGCCTATTTACCGCCTTCCGAGCGTATCGTTTCCTATCATCTGGTCGTCGAGGGGAATTGCTGGGTCCAACTGGCTGACGATCCCGGTTCGGCTATTCACGTCCATGCCGGCGAACTGCTCGTGGTGCCTCAGGGCGAAACACACATCATGGGCAGCGCGATCGATCTTTCGCCCGTGCCATCAGACTCGTTGCTGGCTGGGCAAATGGCGGCAGCGCCGGGGGAAGTCATGACGCTGTCCCATGGCGGTGGCGGCGCGGCGACGCGCATCGTGTGCGGCTTTCTGGCCAGCGACGATACGTTGAACAATCCGCTGCTCTCATCGCTGCCGCGACTCTTCAAGATCGACATGCGCAAGGATCCGCGTGCGGCATGGCTCGAGTCATCGCTTAATCTTGCAGCCGCCGAAGCGGCCGAATCGCGCGCGGGTGGCACGATTGTGCTTGCGAGGCTATCGGAACTGCTGTTTGTCGAAGCGATCCGTAGCTGTATTGAAGCGCTACCTGAGGACCAGACCGGGTGGCTTGCTGGCGTGCGTGACCGCTACGTTGGACGCGCGCTGTCGTTGCTTCATGCTCAAGCGGCACATGCATGGACCGTCGACGAGCTTGCACGCAAGGTGGGCTTGTCGCGCTCCGCATTGGCGCAACGCTTTAGCGAACTTCTGGGGCAGCCGCCCATGCAATATCTCGCGAGATGGCGCATGCAGATTGCGGCGCAGGAGCTCCTGACCGGCAGCAAGCCGATCATCGCTGTTGCTGAACAGATTGGCTATGAGTCGGAGGCCGCGTTCAGTCGCGCATTCAGACGCGAATTCGGCATGCCGCCGGCGGGCTGGCGAAAAAGCAAGGAAAAGACCGGCGACGTGGGCGCATCGGCGCGGCATTCACAACACACGAGCGGCGCTGCGGCATTGCCGGATCAGTGA
- a CDS encoding DinB family protein — protein sequence MHDTLQHLFRYKAWANDELLTALARLGVWRRLTLTRLAIKALSHSYVVDRIFAAHLQRKAHPYTSANLSELPTLDDLAADIRRSDQEYIEYVCGLDRDALAERIDFVFTDGAPGRMSREEMLVHVINHGTGHRGQVSALMLLNAVSPARDGFTTWLHEAQASTRGRG from the coding sequence ATGCATGACACCTTGCAACATCTGTTTCGATACAAGGCCTGGGCGAATGACGAGCTGCTGACCGCGCTGGCGAGGCTTGGTGTCTGGCGTCGACTCACCCTTACGCGACTGGCCATCAAGGCCCTGAGCCATAGCTATGTCGTCGACCGGATCTTCGCGGCGCATCTGCAGCGTAAGGCCCATCCCTATACGTCGGCCAACCTGAGCGAGTTGCCAACGCTGGACGATCTGGCTGCGGACATCAGGAGGTCCGATCAGGAATACATCGAGTATGTGTGCGGGCTCGATCGCGACGCCCTGGCGGAACGGATCGATTTCGTGTTCACCGATGGCGCCCCGGGCCGCATGTCCCGGGAGGAAATGCTCGTGCACGTTATCAACCACGGCACCGGCCACCGTGGCCAGGTCAGCGCCCTCATGCTGCTCAACGCCGTTTCGCCGGCGCGAGATGGCTTCACGACCTGGTTGCATGAAGCACAGGCGTCGACGAGGGGACGAGGGTGA
- a CDS encoding sugar ABC transporter ATP-binding protein gives MTPLISVSKLSKSFPGVRALHEVQFELMAGEVHALMGENGAGKSTLMKILAGVYTRDSGDILYDGQHVAFASPREAQAVGVGIIHQELQLMNHLTVAQNMFIGREPRGRLGLFLDEDKLNAQARAILSRMHVQLDPRTVVGSLTVASQQMVEIAKALSYDSRVLIMDEPTSALNDAEIAELFRIIRQLKERGVGIVYISHKMDELKQIADRVTVLRDGEYVATVTAADTSVQAIIGMMVGRTLADVAPYQGPAHQGEVALEVRHLNAGPLVRDVSFTLRKGEILGFAGLMGAGRTEVARAVFGADPVESGEIYVKGAKASIKTPSDAVAHSIGYLSEDRKRFGLATGMDVESNIVMSNLGKFLSLNLFLRRMQIRKTAAHFISLLAIRTPSATQPVRLLSGGNQQKIVIAKWLERDCDVLFFDEPTRGIDVGAKSEIYKLLRALAEQGKAIVMISSELPEILRMSDRIVVMCEGRITGELSASEATQERIMHLATQRETLQAA, from the coding sequence ATGACGCCGCTCATTTCCGTTAGCAAGCTGAGCAAGAGCTTTCCCGGCGTGAGAGCGCTGCACGAAGTGCAATTCGAGCTCATGGCGGGCGAAGTGCACGCGCTGATGGGCGAGAACGGCGCGGGCAAGTCGACGTTGATGAAGATTCTCGCGGGTGTCTATACGCGCGACTCGGGCGACATTCTCTACGACGGCCAGCACGTCGCGTTCGCCAGCCCGCGCGAGGCCCAGGCCGTGGGCGTCGGCATCATTCATCAGGAACTCCAGCTGATGAATCATTTGACCGTCGCGCAGAACATGTTCATTGGCCGCGAGCCGCGCGGGCGTCTTGGACTCTTTCTCGACGAAGACAAACTCAATGCGCAGGCGCGCGCGATTCTCTCGCGCATGCACGTCCAACTCGACCCTCGCACCGTGGTCGGCTCGCTCACCGTCGCGAGCCAGCAGATGGTCGAGATCGCCAAGGCGCTGTCGTACGATTCGCGCGTGCTCATCATGGACGAGCCGACTTCTGCGCTCAACGACGCGGAAATCGCCGAGCTTTTCCGCATCATTCGCCAGTTGAAAGAGCGGGGCGTGGGGATCGTCTACATCTCGCACAAGATGGATGAGCTCAAGCAGATCGCCGATCGCGTCACCGTGCTGCGCGACGGCGAATACGTGGCTACCGTCACCGCCGCCGATACGAGCGTGCAGGCCATCATCGGCATGATGGTCGGCAGAACGCTCGCCGACGTCGCGCCTTATCAGGGTCCGGCGCACCAGGGCGAAGTCGCGCTCGAAGTGAGGCATCTGAACGCCGGTCCGCTCGTGCGGGACGTGAGCTTCACGTTGCGCAAAGGCGAAATACTAGGCTTCGCGGGTCTCATGGGCGCGGGCCGCACCGAAGTTGCGCGAGCCGTGTTCGGCGCGGACCCGGTCGAATCCGGCGAGATCTACGTAAAAGGCGCGAAGGCGTCGATCAAAACGCCGAGCGACGCGGTCGCGCACAGCATCGGGTATCTCTCCGAGGACCGCAAGCGCTTTGGTCTCGCGACCGGCATGGACGTCGAATCGAACATCGTGATGTCCAATCTCGGCAAATTCCTCTCGCTGAATCTGTTTTTGCGCCGCATGCAAATACGCAAGACGGCGGCGCATTTCATCAGTCTGCTCGCCATTCGCACGCCTTCCGCAACGCAGCCGGTGCGTCTGCTCTCGGGCGGCAATCAGCAGAAGATCGTCATTGCGAAATGGCTGGAGCGCGATTGCGACGTGCTTTTTTTCGACGAGCCCACGCGCGGTATCGACGTCGGCGCGAAAAGCGAGATCTACAAGCTGCTGCGTGCGCTTGCGGAACAAGGCAAGGCGATCGTGATGATCTCGTCGGAACTCCCGGAAATCCTGCGCATGAGCGACCGGATCGTAGTGATGTGCGAAGGCCGTATCACTGGCGAGCTCTCCGCCAGCGAGGCGACTCAGGAGCGCATCATGCATCTCGCGACCCAGCGCGAAACCTTGCAAGCGGCATGA
- a CDS encoding aliphatic sulfonate ABC transporter substrate-binding protein, with translation MPTEFRVGYQKAGLLSVARNEAVFERRLKPLGVEAVKWTEFELGPPMMDAIGSGAIDFGWVGDVPAIVAQSAGAKFVYVACMPASEHGMLVREGSALRSIADIRGRKVAFARNTSGQSVLLKWLSKAGLAYGDIVPVLLSPKDGSVALARGDVDVWVVHDPYFALAERVQRAHAIATTKDIVNGNSVYVANPEFAREHPKTLAAVIDEVTKVTTWAAQNRDKFAEATSAAIGMDIDAVRLAIGRSDLTVGPVTPAIAAQLQETADAFLKVGFIPGPIVVRNAVWSLAS, from the coding sequence ATGCCGACTGAATTCCGTGTGGGCTACCAGAAGGCCGGCCTGCTCAGCGTTGCCAGGAATGAAGCCGTCTTCGAGCGGCGATTGAAGCCGCTCGGCGTCGAAGCGGTGAAATGGACTGAATTCGAACTCGGACCGCCGATGATGGATGCAATCGGTTCAGGGGCCATCGACTTCGGTTGGGTGGGGGACGTGCCCGCTATCGTTGCGCAGTCAGCCGGCGCGAAATTCGTCTATGTGGCATGCATGCCTGCGTCGGAACACGGGATGCTGGTGCGGGAAGGATCCGCCCTCCGATCTATCGCGGACATCAGGGGCAGGAAGGTAGCCTTTGCCCGCAACACCAGTGGACAAAGCGTTCTGTTGAAATGGCTCTCCAAGGCGGGCCTCGCCTATGGCGACATCGTCCCCGTATTGCTGTCGCCCAAAGATGGCTCTGTGGCGCTCGCGCGCGGCGACGTCGATGTCTGGGTCGTCCACGACCCTTACTTCGCGTTAGCGGAACGCGTCCAGCGGGCACACGCGATCGCCACCACAAAGGATATTGTCAACGGCAATTCCGTCTACGTAGCCAATCCCGAGTTCGCGAGGGAACACCCGAAAACGCTCGCGGCGGTTATCGATGAGGTGACAAAAGTCACGACGTGGGCGGCGCAAAATCGCGACAAGTTTGCCGAGGCGACTTCGGCTGCCATCGGCATGGACATTGATGCGGTGCGTCTCGCCATCGGTCGCAGCGACTTGACCGTGGGGCCTGTCACGCCCGCGATCGCCGCTCAGTTGCAGGAAACCGCCGACGCCTTCCTGAAGGTGGGTTTCATTCCAGGGCCTATCGTGGTGCGTAACGCCGTCTGGTCGCTCGCCAGCTGA